In one Poecilia reticulata strain Guanapo linkage group LG8, Guppy_female_1.0+MT, whole genome shotgun sequence genomic region, the following are encoded:
- the ube2m gene encoding NEDD8-conjugating enzyme Ubc12 — protein sequence MIKLFSLKQQKKDEESAGGNRAGAGGKKASAAQLRIQKDINELNLPKTCEISFPDDDDLLNFRLIISPDEGFYKGGKFVFSFKVGQGYPHDPPKVKCETMVYHPNIDLEGNVCLNILREDWKPVLTINSIIYGLQYLFLEPNPEDPLNKEAAEVLQTNRRLFEQNVHRSLRGGYVGATYFERCLK from the exons ATGATTAAGCTGTTCTccctgaagcagcagaagaaagacGAGGAATCTGCTGGAGGAAACAGAGCCGGAGCCGGGGGGAAGAAAGCCAGCGCGGCCCAGCTCCGAATACAGAAAG ACATCAATGAGTTAAACCTGCCAAAGACGTGTGAAATCAGCTTCCCTGATGACGACGACCTCCTCAACTTTAGGCTCATCATCTCGCCAGACGAG ggTTTTTACAAAGGAGGAAAGTTTGTCTTCAGCTTTAAG GTAGGACAGGGTTACCCCCACGACCCCCCGAAGGTGAAGTGTGAGACGATGGTTTATCACCCCAACATCGACCTGGAGGGAAACGTCTGCCTAAATATTTTAAG AGAGGACTGGAAGCCGGTTCTGACGATAAACTCCATCATCTACGGTCTACAGTATCTATTTCTA GAGCCGAACCCGGAGGACCCGCTGAACAAGGAGGCAGCGGAGGTGCTGCAGACGAACCGGCGGCTGTTCGAGCAGAACGTCCACCGCTCGCTGCGGGGCGGCTACGTTGGCGCCACCTACTTCGAGAGATGTCTGAAGTAG
- the utp18 gene encoding U3 small nucleolar RNA-associated protein 18 homolog has translation MEDKNVIKLPVTEDKRKAKKRSRSPPKNDPKGEKQLREVNLKRLAVLGEEDGSVKRLEALVFGAEEELLERLVEEDEEEQSSVLQLEDEEGGGDEDSAGKDELRPQLQPRKAAWVDEDDELEEEVDMKHRYRRNLMKGDAESVLSKQRLQQRMKEQFQKSMGGTPSWAQSSDQKKKKALDEEEEEEEEEDDLLRRTGNFVASSESLPCGVLRMKKCLHANSARPSADRLTSVQFHPSAQVVMTAGLDQSVSLFQVDGKTNPKIQSVHLERFPVHQARFSRDGRTVIATSLRNKMFYLYDMMEGRVAPVRSVRGLSEARVKDFSVCPDGGALLLTGTNGYLHMLTLKTNEIVRSMKINGDVSGVAFCPDGSKAFVTSEEGEVFVWDVRSGRCLSRFMDDGCVKGTAIAASPDGRYLACGSQAGVVNVYSQEACLNSTNPKPLRAVMNLLTSATSLTFNPTSEILAVASRVEDEAVRLVHLPSLTVFSNFPVASRKVAHRVSCLDFSPHSGFFSLANNKGHAPLFRLLHYKDF, from the exons ATGGAGGACAAAAACGTTATCAAGCTTCCGGTGACCGAGGATAAAAGAAAGGCGAAGAAGAGAAGCCGATCTCCTCCGAAGAACGATCCGAAGGGAGAGAAGCAGCTGCGGGAGGTGAACCTGAAGAGGCTGGCGGTTCTGGGAGAGGAGGACGGCTCGGTGAAGCGGCTGGAGGCGCTGGTGTTCGGAgcggaggaggagctgctggagagGCTGGTGGAG gaggatgaagaggagcagagcagtgtcctgcagctggaggatgaGGAGGGCGGTGGGGATGAAGACTCGGCGGGGAAGGATGAGCTTCGGCCGCAGCTGCAGCCCAGGAAAGCTGCCTGGGTGGACGAAGACGACGAGCTGGAGGAAGA GGTGGACATGAAGCACCGTTACCGTAGAAACCTGATGAAAGGAGACGCAGAGTCGGTCTTGTCCAagcagaggctgcagcagaggaTGAAGGAGCA GTTTCAGAAGTCGATGGGAGGAACTCCATCCTGGGCGCAGAGCAGcgaccagaagaagaagaaag CTCttgatgaagaagaggaggaggaggaagaggaggacgaccTTCTCAGGAGGACGGGGAACTTCGTGGCGTCTTCAGAGAGTCTTCCCTGCGGCGTCCTGAGG ATGAAGAAGTGTCTCCATGCCAACAGCGCTCGCCCCTCGGCGGACCGGCTCACCTCGGTCCAGTTCCACCCGTCGGCGCAGGTCGTCATGACGGCGGGACTCGACCAGTCCGTCTCCCTCTTCCAG GTGGACGGGAAGACGAACCCGAAGATCCAGAGCGTCCACCTGGAGCGGTTCCCGGTCCACCAGGCCCGGTTCAGCCGGGACGGGCGGACGGTGATCGCCACCAGCCTGAGGAACAAGATGTTCTACCTGTACGACATGATGGAGGGCCGCGTGGCGCCGGTCCGCTCCGTCAGGG GTCTGAGTGAAGCCAGAGTGAAGGACTTCTCTGTGTGTCCTGACGGGGGCGCTCTGCTGCTGACCGGGACCAACGGATACCTGCACATGCTCACGCTGAag ACCAATGAGATCGTCCGCAGCATGAAGATCAACGGTGATGTCAGCGGCGTGGCTTTCTGTCCCGACGGCAGCAAGGCCTTCGTGACCTCAG AGGAGGGCGAGGTGTTTGTGTGGGACGTTCGCAGCGGCCGGTGCCTCAGCCGGTTCATGGATGACGGCTGCGTGAAGGGGACGGCCATCGCCGCCTCGCCGGATGGACGCTACCTGGCCTGCGG CTCCCAGGCGGGCGTGGTCAACGTCTACTCCCAGGAGGCGTGTCTTAATTCGACCAATCCGAAGCCTCTCAGAGCGGTGATGAACCTGCTGACCTCCGCCACgtctctgacctttaaccccacCTCTGAGATCCTGGCCGTCGCCTCGCGGGTGGAAGACGAAGCCGTGCGGCTG GTCCACCTGCCCAGCCTCACCGTCTTCTCCAACTTCCCCGTGGCCAGCAGGAAGGTCGCTCACCGGGTCAGCTGCCTGGACTTCTCGCCACACAGCGGCTTCTTCTCATTGGCCAACAACAAAGGACACGCCCCCCTGTTCAG GTTGCTGCACTACAAGGACTTCTGA